A genomic region of Desulfosarcina ovata subsp. ovata contains the following coding sequences:
- a CDS encoding sugar phosphate nucleotidyltransferase, which yields MKALILAAGFGTRLAPYTDTIPKALFPVGGTPVLGRMIVHLKRAGCTEVAVNTHHLADQIHAYLSASDFGLPVHLSRETAILGTGGAIRQLAAFWDAEPFVVVNADIVTDIDIARVYETHRRARRTVTLVMHDRPPFNQVGIDTNNCIRGFSRFSGRATPPGQRKLAFTGIHVMDRRIVERIPDHGFCDIISVYQQMIDDGMPIHAHVTDGHYWQDMGDPQRYRDAVVDAMAPDVFQSVFGGTPPAAIDCRPLSGDGSDRGWFRLKSGTQQLILADHGITPDPTGSEFNAFVNIGDHLYRSGLPVPRIHARDPFSGLVFLEDLGDCHLQQAVNQARTPDVVERHYRQVIDVWINLTAKAADTFDPSWTCQSPAYDVALILEKECRYFVDAFLNGCLNLAVDYADLHKEFTQLAQATMANAIEGLIHRDFQSRNIMIRGGRPYLIDFQGARKGPIQYDLASLLIDPYVNLDTGLRQRLLQTAVEPVSHRRRCDPDQFMRGYHCCTVTRNLQMLGAFGFLSRVKNKPEFEKWIPAAAGMLENHIQLLEGLHLPQLQAIAGKIARLTSRVAL from the coding sequence ATGAAGGCGCTAATCTTGGCTGCCGGGTTCGGAACCCGCCTGGCCCCTTACACCGACACCATCCCCAAGGCCCTGTTTCCGGTTGGCGGCACACCGGTCCTGGGCAGGATGATCGTGCACCTGAAACGTGCCGGGTGTACGGAAGTTGCCGTCAACACCCACCACCTGGCCGATCAGATCCATGCCTATTTGTCGGCAAGCGACTTCGGGCTGCCCGTACATCTGAGCCGGGAGACCGCCATTCTCGGCACCGGTGGGGCCATCCGCCAGTTGGCCGCGTTTTGGGATGCTGAGCCGTTCGTGGTGGTCAACGCGGATATTGTGACCGATATCGATATCGCCAGGGTCTATGAAACGCATCGCCGGGCTCGCAGGACGGTGACCCTGGTCATGCACGATCGCCCGCCGTTCAACCAGGTGGGGATCGACACGAATAATTGCATCCGCGGGTTTTCCCGGTTCTCCGGCCGCGCTACCCCTCCGGGCCAACGGAAGCTGGCCTTTACCGGCATTCATGTGATGGACAGGCGGATCGTCGAACGAATTCCCGATCACGGTTTCTGCGACATCATTTCCGTCTACCAGCAGATGATCGATGACGGCATGCCCATCCACGCCCATGTGACCGACGGTCATTACTGGCAGGACATGGGCGATCCGCAGCGCTATCGTGACGCCGTTGTGGATGCCATGGCACCGGATGTCTTTCAGTCGGTATTCGGCGGCACGCCCCCAGCGGCCATCGATTGTCGGCCGCTGAGCGGTGACGGTTCCGATCGCGGCTGGTTTCGTCTGAAAAGCGGCACGCAGCAACTGATCCTGGCCGACCACGGCATTACCCCGGACCCCACGGGCAGTGAATTCAACGCCTTTGTCAATATCGGCGACCATCTGTACCGATCCGGCCTCCCGGTCCCGCGCATCCATGCCCGTGATCCATTCAGCGGTCTGGTTTTTCTGGAGGACCTGGGCGATTGCCATCTGCAGCAGGCCGTCAACCAAGCGCGTACCCCCGATGTTGTCGAACGGCATTACCGTCAAGTCATCGATGTCTGGATAAACCTGACCGCCAAGGCCGCGGACACCTTTGATCCCTCCTGGACCTGCCAGAGCCCGGCCTACGATGTGGCCCTGATTCTGGAAAAAGAGTGCCGGTATTTCGTGGATGCGTTTCTAAACGGCTGCCTGAATCTGGCGGTCGATTATGCGGATCTACACAAGGAGTTCACTCAACTGGCCCAGGCAACCATGGCAAACGCGATCGAAGGATTGATCCACCGCGATTTTCAATCGCGCAACATCATGATCCGGGGCGGCCGCCCGTACCTGATCGATTTCCAGGGAGCCCGCAAGGGGCCGATCCAGTACGACCTGGCCTCCCTGCTCATCGATCCCTACGTCAATCTCGACACTGGCCTGCGGCAACGTCTGCTGCAAACGGCGGTTGAACCGGTTTCACATCGACGAAGGTGCGATCCGGATCAATTCATGCGCGGGTATCACTGCTGTACGGTGACCCGCAACCTGCAAATGTTGGGTGCATTCGGATTTCTGTCGCGCGTCAAAAACAAACCCGAATTTGAGAAATGGATTCCGGCAGCCGCCGGCATGCTGGAAAACCACATTCAGCTTCTCGAGGGCCTGCATCTTCCCCAATTGCAGGCAATCGCTGGAAAAATAGCCCGCCTGACCTCGCGCGTGGCGTTGTAA
- the dapB gene encoding dihydrodipicolinate reductase, which produces MEPIKIMINGLPGNVASTIAVHAAKDPRVILLPHSLTGPEIETDQVPIDTMMVELIRPDRCETRLNAVAKAVGDFISVDFTHPSAVNANADLYCRCHLPFVMGTTGGDREKLVQRVTDSDICAVIAPNMAKQIVGFQAMLEYGATTFPDIFRGYSLSVRESHQAGKADTSGTAKAVVSSFNRMGVEFSTEEIEKERDPKIQQQDWGIPEAYLSGHGWHTYRLTSPDGTVIFEFQHNINGRDVYAGGTIDAICFLAGKLKSGCRAKVFSMIDVLKG; this is translated from the coding sequence ATGGAACCCATTAAGATAATGATCAACGGACTGCCTGGAAATGTCGCTTCGACCATTGCCGTCCATGCCGCCAAAGATCCCCGGGTGATCCTGCTGCCCCACTCCCTGACCGGTCCGGAAATCGAAACCGACCAGGTTCCCATCGACACGATGATGGTCGAGCTGATCCGGCCGGACCGGTGCGAAACGCGGCTGAATGCCGTTGCCAAAGCGGTCGGCGATTTTATCAGTGTCGATTTTACCCACCCCTCGGCGGTTAACGCCAATGCCGATCTGTACTGCCGGTGCCATCTGCCGTTTGTCATGGGCACCACCGGCGGGGATCGGGAGAAACTGGTTCAACGGGTCACCGATTCCGACATCTGCGCCGTCATCGCCCCCAACATGGCCAAGCAGATCGTTGGTTTTCAGGCCATGCTGGAATATGGGGCCACCACTTTTCCCGATATATTCAGGGGGTATTCGCTTTCGGTTCGGGAAAGTCATCAGGCCGGCAAGGCCGACACCAGTGGTACGGCCAAGGCGGTGGTGTCCAGCTTCAACCGCATGGGCGTGGAATTCTCAACGGAAGAGATTGAAAAAGAGCGTGACCCCAAAATCCAACAGCAAGACTGGGGCATCCCGGAAGCCTACCTCTCCGGTCATGGATGGCACACCTATCGATTGACATCGCCGGACGGCACCGTGATCTTTGAATTTCAGCATAACATCAACGGCCGCGACGTCTATGCCGGAGGAACCATTGATGCCATCTGTTTTCTGGCAGGCAAGCTGAAATCAGGCTGCCGCGCCAAAGTATTCAGCATGATCGATGTGCTGAAAGGATAG
- the alaS gene encoding alanine--tRNA ligase, protein MTGNEIRQRYLDFFQKHNHRVVRSSSLIPQDDPTLLFTNAGMVQFKRTFLGEEKRGYRRATTSQKCVRAGGKHNDLENVGYTARHHTFFEMLGNFSFGDYFKEKAVEFAWDLLVNGYGLPADKLWASVYLDDDEAWDLWTQRIGIPESRMIRLGEADNFWAMGDTGPCGPCSEIHLDRGAEHGCGRPDCDVACDCDRFLEIWNLVFMQFNRDAAGVMTPLPKPSIDTGLGLERMASIIQNVDTNFETDLIFPIIQRTEALAERPYGNNDSDDVAMKVIADHSRAAAFLIGDGVLPSNEGRGYVLRRIMRRAIRYGRNIGLAKPFLHDTARVVFDIMEPAYPDLKAAAAFITNVIENEEIRFSETLDNGLRVLNDTLGEIRAKGSKQVPGDLIFKLYDTFGFPVDIVRDVVRDEGLTLDTDGFEQRMDEQRRKSRSKIAFSGVSDAYRQLSASGEKPEFVGYGTLSCEAQVVLVVKDGQGVDAADAGTRVEVVTTATPFYGEAGGQVGDHGTITAPGMEIGVDDTVKDPTGIIIHKGEIKSGRLENGQTVMLRVDGQRRGDIALNHTATHILHAALRHELGDHVKQAGSLVSPDRLRFDFTHFSQIDPESLERIEAFVNGRIRMNVPVAVDEMGMEDAVASGATALFEEKYGDRVRVISLEPFSRELCGGTHAGRTGDIGLFTIISEASVASGVRRIEALTGRAALDHVQKTGRILQAVSHLVKDKPDAVAKRVEAMLGNLKSLEKETQQLKTQLAEIQAKDSGGQALEINGVSTIVQAVSVDQPAALRELADRFKDQIGSGIVVLGAEAGGKALLIVVVTKDLTDRFHAGKMIKAIASEVGGGGGGRPDMAQAGGTRPQNLDQALAKARELIEQG, encoded by the coding sequence ATGACCGGCAATGAGATTCGACAACGCTACCTCGATTTTTTTCAGAAACACAACCACCGGGTGGTGCGCAGTTCGTCCCTGATTCCCCAGGACGATCCCACACTGCTTTTTACCAATGCCGGTATGGTGCAATTCAAACGGACCTTTCTTGGAGAGGAAAAACGCGGTTACCGCAGGGCCACCACGTCACAGAAATGCGTGCGGGCCGGCGGAAAACACAACGACCTGGAAAATGTCGGGTACACGGCCCGGCATCACACCTTTTTCGAAATGCTGGGCAACTTCTCTTTCGGCGATTACTTCAAGGAAAAAGCGGTGGAGTTCGCCTGGGACCTTTTGGTCAACGGATACGGGCTGCCGGCCGACAAACTCTGGGCCTCGGTCTACCTGGATGATGACGAGGCCTGGGATCTTTGGACCCAGCGGATCGGCATCCCCGAATCACGCATGATCCGGCTCGGTGAGGCGGACAACTTTTGGGCCATGGGTGACACGGGGCCTTGCGGTCCCTGCAGCGAAATTCACCTGGACCGGGGCGCGGAGCACGGCTGCGGCCGTCCCGACTGCGATGTGGCCTGCGACTGCGACCGCTTTCTGGAAATCTGGAATCTGGTGTTCATGCAGTTCAACCGCGATGCGGCCGGTGTCATGACCCCCCTTCCCAAACCCAGCATCGATACCGGTCTCGGCCTGGAGCGCATGGCGTCGATCATCCAGAACGTCGACACCAATTTTGAAACCGACCTGATCTTTCCGATCATCCAGCGCACGGAGGCACTGGCCGAGCGGCCCTATGGAAATAACGATAGCGACGACGTGGCCATGAAGGTGATTGCCGACCACAGCCGGGCGGCCGCTTTCCTGATCGGCGACGGGGTCCTGCCGTCCAACGAAGGCCGGGGCTATGTGTTGCGTCGCATCATGCGCCGGGCGATCCGCTACGGTCGCAACATCGGTCTGGCCAAGCCGTTTTTGCATGATACCGCCAGGGTGGTTTTTGATATCATGGAACCGGCCTATCCGGATCTCAAGGCGGCCGCCGCATTTATCACCAACGTGATCGAGAACGAGGAAATCCGATTTTCCGAAACCCTGGACAACGGGCTGCGGGTGCTCAATGACACACTGGGGGAGATCCGGGCCAAGGGCAGCAAGCAGGTTCCCGGTGATTTGATTTTCAAGTTGTACGATACCTTTGGCTTTCCCGTGGATATCGTGCGCGACGTGGTTCGAGACGAGGGATTGACCCTGGATACGGACGGGTTCGAGCAACGTATGGATGAGCAGCGCAGAAAGTCGCGTTCGAAGATTGCCTTCAGTGGGGTTTCGGATGCCTATCGTCAGCTCAGCGCATCCGGCGAAAAGCCCGAATTTGTCGGTTATGGAACCCTGAGCTGTGAAGCCCAGGTGGTGCTCGTGGTCAAAGACGGCCAGGGCGTGGACGCTGCCGATGCGGGCACACGGGTGGAAGTGGTCACCACGGCGACACCGTTTTACGGTGAGGCCGGTGGTCAGGTGGGCGATCATGGCACCATCACGGCTCCCGGCATGGAAATCGGGGTCGACGACACGGTCAAGGACCCCACGGGGATCATTATCCACAAGGGTGAAATCAAGAGCGGCCGCCTGGAAAACGGTCAAACGGTCATGCTTCGCGTGGATGGCCAGCGGCGCGGCGATATCGCGCTCAACCACACGGCCACTCATATTCTGCATGCGGCGTTGCGTCATGAACTGGGGGATCATGTCAAACAGGCCGGATCACTGGTGTCACCGGACCGATTGCGATTCGATTTTACTCACTTCTCACAGATCGATCCCGAAAGCCTGGAGCGTATCGAAGCCTTTGTCAACGGCCGAATCCGGATGAATGTTCCCGTTGCGGTTGACGAAATGGGCATGGAGGACGCGGTGGCATCAGGAGCCACGGCTCTGTTCGAGGAAAAATATGGGGATCGGGTGCGCGTGATCAGCCTGGAACCCTTCAGTCGCGAGCTTTGCGGTGGCACCCATGCCGGCCGGACCGGTGACATCGGCCTGTTTACAATCATTTCCGAGGCCAGCGTGGCCTCCGGTGTTCGCCGCATCGAGGCCCTGACAGGCAGGGCGGCCCTGGATCATGTCCAGAAAACCGGTCGTATCCTCCAGGCGGTGAGCCACCTGGTCAAAGACAAACCCGACGCGGTTGCCAAACGGGTTGAAGCGATGCTTGGCAATCTGAAAAGTCTGGAAAAGGAGACCCAGCAGCTCAAGACCCAGTTGGCCGAAATCCAGGCCAAGGACAGCGGCGGCCAGGCCCTTGAAATCAACGGGGTCAGCACCATCGTTCAGGCGGTGAGCGTGGATCAGCCGGCGGCCCTTCGGGAACTGGCCGACCGCTTCAAGGATCAGATCGGATCGGGCATTGTTGTCCTGGGGGCAGAGGCCGGCGGGAAGGCGCTGCTGATTGTGGTTGTGACCAAGGACCTGACCGACCGATTTCATGCCGGCAAGATGATTAAAGCCATTGCCAGCGAAGTGGGCGGCGGTGGTGGCGGGCGACCGGATATGGCCCAGGCCGGCGGCACCCGGCCTCAGAATCTGGACCAGGCACTGGCAAAGGCCCGCGAACTGATTGAGCAGGGATAA
- a CDS encoding chemotaxis protein CheX codes for MDVKYINPFINAVKNLFNTMINVPFKLGKPSLKKGNVPEHEISGIIGLSGTVSGCVVINLSKAIALQLVSALIGDEVTELDDDCTDAIGEIANMIAGNAKTDFPSSGTSISVPSVVVGKHKVSYPSGLPIISIPCITDKGELVIEVALKKNGE; via the coding sequence ATGGACGTCAAATACATCAACCCGTTTATCAATGCGGTAAAAAATCTGTTCAATACGATGATCAACGTCCCTTTCAAGCTGGGAAAACCCAGCCTGAAAAAAGGAAATGTTCCAGAACATGAAATCAGTGGAATCATCGGCCTTTCCGGAACCGTTTCCGGCTGCGTGGTGATCAACCTCTCCAAAGCAATCGCCCTTCAACTGGTATCGGCACTGATCGGCGATGAGGTCACCGAATTGGATGACGACTGCACCGACGCCATTGGTGAAATCGCCAACATGATCGCCGGTAACGCCAAAACTGATTTTCCCTCTTCCGGAACGTCGATCAGCGTTCCCAGCGTGGTGGTCGGCAAGCATAAGGTCTCCTACCCGTCCGGCCTGCCCATCATTTCGATTCCCTGCATCACCGATAAAGGCGAGTTGGTCATCGAGGTGGCACTGAAAAAAAACGGCGAATAA
- the recA gene encoding recombinase RecA, with protein MTTSPDKAKAVEAAMGQIERQFGKGAVMKLGSRPVENIPVISSGAIELDRALGIGGLPRGRVIEIFGPESSGKTTLALHAVANAQKQGGIAAFIDAEHALDTSYARKLGVNCDELLVSQPDTGEQALEIADMLVRSGAIDVMVIDSVAALVPRAEIEGEMGDAHMGLQARLMSQALRKLTANIGKTMTSVIFINQIRMKIGVMFGNPETTTGGNALKFYASVRLDIRRIGAIKDGQDVVGNRTRVKVVKNKMAPPFKEAEFDIMYGEGISRSGDLLDVGVNAGIIEKSGSWYSYNGERIGQGRENVKKFFVENPDLFATVDVKVREAVGLLAPSTEKKKEKSDKK; from the coding sequence ATGACCACTTCACCGGATAAAGCCAAGGCGGTCGAAGCCGCCATGGGGCAGATCGAACGCCAGTTTGGAAAAGGCGCCGTCATGAAGCTTGGCTCGCGGCCCGTTGAGAATATTCCCGTTATTTCCAGCGGCGCCATCGAACTGGACCGGGCGTTGGGGATTGGCGGGTTGCCCCGTGGGCGGGTGATCGAGATATTCGGACCGGAAAGTTCGGGGAAAACGACCCTGGCCCTTCACGCGGTGGCCAATGCACAGAAACAGGGCGGCATTGCCGCCTTTATCGATGCCGAGCATGCCCTGGACACCAGCTACGCCCGCAAGCTGGGGGTCAACTGCGATGAACTGCTGGTCTCCCAGCCCGATACCGGGGAACAGGCCTTGGAGATCGCCGATATGCTGGTGCGCAGCGGCGCCATTGATGTGATGGTGATCGACAGTGTTGCCGCCCTGGTTCCGCGGGCCGAGATTGAGGGCGAAATGGGCGATGCCCACATGGGACTGCAGGCGCGGCTCATGTCCCAGGCCCTGCGCAAACTGACCGCCAACATCGGAAAAACCATGACATCGGTGATTTTCATCAACCAGATCCGCATGAAGATCGGGGTCATGTTCGGCAACCCGGAAACCACCACCGGTGGCAATGCCCTGAAATTTTACGCATCCGTGCGCCTGGATATCCGGCGCATCGGCGCCATCAAGGACGGCCAGGATGTGGTCGGCAACCGGACCCGGGTCAAAGTGGTCAAGAACAAGATGGCGCCGCCGTTCAAAGAGGCCGAGTTCGATATTATGTATGGGGAAGGCATCTCGCGCAGTGGCGATCTGCTCGATGTGGGGGTCAACGCCGGCATCATCGAGAAGAGCGGTTCCTGGTACAGTTACAACGGGGAGCGCATCGGCCAGGGGCGTGAAAATGTGAAAAAGTTTTTCGTGGAGAATCCCGACCTGTTCGCCACCGTGGATGTGAAGGTCCGCGAAGCGGTGGGTCTTTTGGCACCCTCGACGGAGAAAAAGAAGGAAAAAAGCGATAAGAAATAG